A genomic stretch from Malus domestica chromosome 15, GDT2T_hap1 includes:
- the LOC103450446 gene encoding protein TIC 20-I, chloroplastic-like isoform X2, with protein sequence MIPNGCAMPAGCSSVNFGVSCAPCFRTKASAFPCVSSWRARQEVMPPLNPCAASSRFLSGDHGSLLRTIPALQRRYKSRMAPQASKDVPYSFRFPPMTKKPKWWWRTLACLPYLMPLHETWMYAETAYHLHPFLEDFEFLTYPFLGAIGRLPSWFLMAYFFVAYLGVVRRKEWPHFFRFHVVMGMLLEIALQVIGTVSRWMPLAVYWGKVGMHFWTAIAFAYLFTVLEAIRCALAGMYADIPFVCDAAYIQIPYD encoded by the exons ATGATTCCGAATGGATGCGCCATGCCCGCCGGGTGCAGTTCTGTGAATTTCGGGGTGTCGTGTGCTCCCTGTTTTCGAACTAAGGCGTCTGCGTTTCCATGCGTCAGTTCATGGAGAGCTCGGCAGGAAG TTATGCCACCTCTGAACCCTTGTGCTGCATCAAGCCGATTTTTAAGTGGGGATCATGGTAGCTTGTTACGCACAATCCCCGCGTTGCAAAGAAGATACAAATCTCGTATGGCCCCTCAAGCATCTAAGGATGTTCCATACAGTTTTCGGTTCCCTCCAATGACTAAGAAGCCAAAGTGGTGGTGGAGGACGTTAGCCTGTCTCCCCTATTTGATGCCCCTACACGAGACATGGATGTATGCTGAGACAGCGTATCATCTACACCCTTTCCTGGAGGACTTTGAATTCTTAACATACCCTTTCCTCGGAGCCATTGGGAGGTTGCCCAGCTGGTTCTTGATGGCATACTTTTTCGTTGCATATCTGGGAGTTGTGAGGAGAAAGGAATGGCCTCATTTCTTCAGATTTCATGTGGTGATGGGCATGCTGTTGGAGATTGCCTTGCAGGTGATAGGGACTGTGAGTCGTTGGATGCCGCTTGCTGTCTACTGGGGTAAGGTTGGGATGCACTTCTGGACGGCCATTGCATTTGCTTACCTTTTTACCGTGTTGGAAGCCATACGTTGTGCTCTTGCTGGCATGTACGCTGATATCCCCTTCGTCTGCGATGCTGCGTATATTCAAATTCCATATGACTAA
- the LOC103450446 gene encoding protein TIC 20-I, chloroplastic-like isoform X1, which produces MIPNGCAMPAGCSSVNFGVSCAPCFRTKASAFPCVSSWRARQEVFVVVMPPLNPCAASSRFLSGDHGSLLRTIPALQRRYKSRMAPQASKDVPYSFRFPPMTKKPKWWWRTLACLPYLMPLHETWMYAETAYHLHPFLEDFEFLTYPFLGAIGRLPSWFLMAYFFVAYLGVVRRKEWPHFFRFHVVMGMLLEIALQVIGTVSRWMPLAVYWGKVGMHFWTAIAFAYLFTVLEAIRCALAGMYADIPFVCDAAYIQIPYD; this is translated from the exons ATGATTCCGAATGGATGCGCCATGCCCGCCGGGTGCAGTTCTGTGAATTTCGGGGTGTCGTGTGCTCCCTGTTTTCGAACTAAGGCGTCTGCGTTTCCATGCGTCAGTTCATGGAGAGCTCGGCAGGAAG TTTTTGTCGTAGTTATGCCACCTCTGAACCCTTGTGCTGCATCAAGCCGATTTTTAAGTGGGGATCATGGTAGCTTGTTACGCACAATCCCCGCGTTGCAAAGAAGATACAAATCTCGTATGGCCCCTCAAGCATCTAAGGATGTTCCATACAGTTTTCGGTTCCCTCCAATGACTAAGAAGCCAAAGTGGTGGTGGAGGACGTTAGCCTGTCTCCCCTATTTGATGCCCCTACACGAGACATGGATGTATGCTGAGACAGCGTATCATCTACACCCTTTCCTGGAGGACTTTGAATTCTTAACATACCCTTTCCTCGGAGCCATTGGGAGGTTGCCCAGCTGGTTCTTGATGGCATACTTTTTCGTTGCATATCTGGGAGTTGTGAGGAGAAAGGAATGGCCTCATTTCTTCAGATTTCATGTGGTGATGGGCATGCTGTTGGAGATTGCCTTGCAGGTGATAGGGACTGTGAGTCGTTGGATGCCGCTTGCTGTCTACTGGGGTAAGGTTGGGATGCACTTCTGGACGGCCATTGCATTTGCTTACCTTTTTACCGTGTTGGAAGCCATACGTTGTGCTCTTGCTGGCATGTACGCTGATATCCCCTTCGTCTGCGATGCTGCGTATATTCAAATTCCATATGACTAA
- the BZIP5 gene encoding ocs element-binding factor 1, whose translation MASSSGNSSGSAQLQNYASEGDLHRPVDQRKRKRMQSNRESARRSRMRKQQHLDDLMAQVAQLRKENNQILTSINITTQHFMNVESENSVLKAQMGELSQRLESLDEILGYINGGVGHGGGLETTPVADQNSFINPWNMLHVNQPIMATADMLHQYY comes from the coding sequence ATGGCTTCTTCAAGCGGAAATTCCTCTGGTTCCGCTCAGCTTCAGAACTATGCCTCTGAAGGGGATCTGCATCGTCCGGTGgatcaaagaaagagaaaacGGATGCAATCGAACCGCGAATCGGCGCGGCGGTCGCGGATGCGGAAGCAGCAGCACCTGGACGATCTGATGGCGCAGGTCGCCCAGCTGCGGAAGGAGAACAACCAAATCCTGACCAGCATAAACATCACCACCCAGCACTTCATGAATGTCGAGTCGGAAAACTCGGTATTGAAAGCGCAGATGGGGGAGCTCAGCCAGAGACTGGAGTCCCTCGACGAGATCCTCGGTTACATCAACGGCGGCGTCGGCCACGGCGGAGGCCTTGAAACCACCCCTGTTGCCGATCAGAACAGTTTCATAAACCCTTGGAATATGCTTCATGTGAACCAACCAATCATGGCCACTGCTGACATGCTTCACCAATACTATTAA